One Lepus europaeus isolate LE1 chromosome 7, mLepTim1.pri, whole genome shotgun sequence DNA segment encodes these proteins:
- the LOC133764511 gene encoding olfactory receptor 51V1 → MSAISISNSNNSRFVLTGFPGLEVHYLWISIPFSTIYAMVFLGNCMVLHVIRTEVSLHQPMFYFLAMLALTDLCMGLSTVHTVLGILWGFIREISLDSCIAQSYFIHGLSFMESSVLLAMAFDRYIAICNPLRYSSILTNDKIMKIGVTILCRSSLLIPPVIIRLKFLNYCRPHILSHSFCLHQDLLRIACSDIHFNSIYALALVISNLLLDAVLILISYIVILHTVLAIASQEERIKSLQTCLSHICAVLVFYIPIIGLTMVHRFGKHLSPLVHVLMGNIYILFPPMMNPIIYSIKTQQIRRRVQRLFSLKAS, encoded by the coding sequence ATGTCTGCTATCTCAATCTCAAACTCTAACAACTCAAGATTTGTTCTCACTGGGTTTCCTGGCCTAGAAGTCCACTATCTCTGGATCTCCATCCCTTTCTCCACCATCTACGCTATGGTTTTCCTGGGAAACTGCATGGTGCTGCATGTGATCCGGACTGAGGTGAGCCTGCACCAGCCCATGTTCTACTTCCTGGCCATGCTGGCCCTCACTGACCTGTGCATGGGACTATCTACCGTGCACACAGTTCTGGGGATCCTGTGGGGCTTCATTAGAGAGATCAGCTTGGATTCCTGCATTGCCCAGTCGTATTTCATCCACGGTCTGTCTTTCATGGAGTCTTCTGTCCTGCTCGCTATGGCTTTTGACCGCTATATTGCCATTTGCAACCCATTACGCTATTCCTCCATCCTAACTAATGACAAAATCATGAAAATTGGGGTGACAATCCTATGCAGGAGCTCTTTGCTCATACCTCCAGTCATTATCCGTTTGAAGTTCTTAAATTATTGCCGTCCTCACATCCTTTCTCACTCCTTCTGCCTACACCAAGACTTACTAAGGATTGCCTGTTCAGATATTCACTTCAACAGCATCTATGCTCTGGCCCTGGTTATCAGCAATCTGTTGTTGGATGCAGTGCTCATACTTATCTCCTACATCGTGATCTTGCATACTGTCTTAGCTATTGCTTCGCAGGAAGAGAGAATCAAGTCTTTGCAAACTTGTCTGTCTCACATCTGTGCAGTTTTGGTTTTCTACATCCCAATCATTGGTCTGACTATGGTGCACCGATTTGGGAAACACCTCTCTCCACTTGTTCACGTCCTCATGGGTAACATCTATATCCTTTTCCCACCCATGATGAACCCAATTATTTATAGTATCAAAACCCAGCAGATACGAAGAAGAGTCCAGAGATTATTCTCCTTGAAAGCATCCTAA